One window of Pectobacterium carotovorum genomic DNA carries:
- a CDS encoding isochorismate synthase MenF, producing MDTLITKTEAFSGLTYSEQTAFLYASEHRSLSTSGLFERISSPVCVPGSHDDRLSPAIAQAFQRARQAGQPLPIVVGAIPFDTTQPSCLYIPDSYTVTTKSELVSRARKHTAAGPAALTLNSIPDECQFKSIVAEAVERFRRGELSKAVLSRVLDIELTSPVKAQTILNNLMVQNAGGYHFSLPLPDGSVLLGASPELLVRKQGNVIVSNPLAGSARRMNDEHLDYLNSQRLLKSGKDKHEHKLVVDDIRQRLMPLCSSLTIPSAPSLMHTASMWHLSTAIRGELANPEMTALQVACQLHPTPALCGFPTQEARQLIAELEPHDRGVFSGIVGWCDANGDGEWAIAIRCGTIKHNKVRLFAGAGIVEASVPEDEWAETAAKLNTMLNAFGLNSGVDGL from the coding sequence GTGGATACACTGATTACAAAAACTGAAGCATTTAGCGGGCTAACCTATTCGGAACAGACCGCTTTTTTATATGCATCGGAGCACCGAAGCCTGTCTACTTCAGGCTTATTTGAACGTATTTCGTCCCCTGTTTGTGTCCCTGGCTCGCACGATGACAGGCTTAGCCCTGCAATCGCGCAGGCATTCCAGCGAGCGCGTCAGGCAGGGCAGCCGCTGCCTATTGTTGTGGGGGCGATTCCCTTTGATACTACGCAACCGTCTTGTCTCTATATCCCTGATAGTTATACCGTTACGACGAAATCTGAACTCGTCAGCCGTGCCCGTAAGCACACGGCTGCGGGCCCTGCTGCCCTAACGTTAAACAGCATTCCAGACGAATGTCAGTTCAAGTCCATCGTGGCAGAGGCGGTTGAGCGGTTCCGCCGTGGTGAACTGAGCAAAGCGGTGCTGTCACGCGTTTTGGACATTGAGCTGACGAGCCCCGTGAAGGCGCAAACGATCCTCAATAACCTGATGGTGCAGAACGCGGGTGGATACCACTTCTCACTGCCGCTGCCGGATGGTTCGGTATTGCTGGGCGCGAGCCCGGAACTGCTGGTGCGCAAGCAGGGGAACGTCATTGTCTCTAATCCGCTGGCGGGATCGGCGCGACGGATGAACGATGAGCATCTGGATTACCTGAACAGCCAGCGCCTGCTGAAATCGGGTAAAGACAAGCACGAGCATAAGCTGGTGGTGGATGACATCCGCCAACGCCTGATGCCGCTGTGCTCGTCGTTAACCATTCCATCGGCCCCTTCGTTGATGCACACCGCCTCCATGTGGCACCTGTCTACCGCTATCCGCGGTGAACTGGCGAACCCGGAGATGACGGCGCTTCAGGTCGCCTGCCAGCTCCATCCTACCCCCGCACTGTGCGGCTTCCCCACGCAGGAAGCGCGTCAGCTGATTGCCGAGCTTGAACCGCACGATCGTGGCGTATTCAGCGGCATCGTCGGCTGGTGTGATGCCAACGGCGATGGTGAATGGGCGATAGCGATTCGCTGCGGCACCATTAAACACAACAAAGTCCGCCTGTTTGCCGGTGCGGGCATTGTTGAGGCGTCCGTCCCCGAGGATGAATGGGCTGAAACCGCCGCCAAATTAAACACGATGCTGAATGCGTTTGGGCTTAACTCAGGTGTGGATGGACTATGA
- a CDS encoding TonB-dependent receptor: MYHALLVTGLLTLPALAQAENAADEKIVVTATQTKHTTLSAPASVSVITRAELEKMSVNNVTDAVKKLPGININPSTTYGRNEIKIRGMRADYTLLLVNGRRINAQESLATDMGNDFDLSSIPMSAIERIEVIRGPMSSLYGADALGGVVNVILRQPGEKVAGEFGYNFQAPTEGSGGDNNRLNDYVSGPLIENTLLGSLIVDGGKRDAWRTEQSQNRNTDAIEKRDNYSVLGNLTWLIDSQQSLDFDATYTKDDRFVDWNNAGTAAHNTQKIDRLGLGLTHNGSWDNVDTRLRYYYENIDLMDNSELNKGIADITQNNHTVDGQISGYLGDHLLTGGGEYRITSLEHSMNLKGGKADVNQSALFLQDEFKIADLALTFGGRVDHHEVYGTEFSPRAYATYSLTDNWVIKGGVNKAFKAPTLAQFTPGYMKAACRGFCYLVGNPDLKAETSISYEIGTAYEAERFGGGVTLFNNDIKNMIQSEAWDKDRTRVVNLPYYNVDKARVQGIETSFWVDLTDDLNWTTNWTIVDAEDRTTKKRLKKTPKNTVNTQLNWQALDNVSTYIAYQYTGNQYLLDKESTKTRGFNTVDIGATYTPVKNVDLKLGVTNLTNEKRDYVATDNDYFLSGRTVYGGVSYKF, encoded by the coding sequence GTGTATCACGCCCTGCTGGTGACCGGGTTACTAACGTTACCTGCGCTTGCACAGGCAGAAAACGCGGCAGATGAAAAAATCGTCGTGACGGCAACACAGACGAAACATACCACGCTAAGCGCTCCCGCCAGCGTTTCTGTCATCACCCGCGCCGAGCTGGAAAAGATGTCGGTGAATAACGTTACCGATGCGGTGAAAAAGCTGCCGGGCATTAATATCAACCCGTCGACTACCTATGGCCGTAACGAGATCAAGATCCGTGGTATGCGGGCAGACTACACGCTGCTGCTGGTGAATGGTCGCCGTATCAACGCCCAAGAATCACTCGCAACTGATATGGGGAATGATTTCGATCTTAGCTCCATTCCTATGTCGGCGATTGAACGTATCGAAGTGATTCGTGGCCCAATGTCTTCGCTGTACGGTGCTGACGCGCTGGGCGGTGTGGTAAACGTGATTCTGCGCCAGCCGGGGGAGAAAGTGGCTGGTGAATTCGGCTATAACTTTCAGGCACCGACCGAAGGTTCCGGCGGTGACAACAATCGCCTGAATGACTACGTTAGCGGCCCACTGATAGAGAATACGCTGCTGGGTAGCTTGATTGTCGATGGCGGCAAACGTGATGCGTGGCGTACCGAGCAATCACAAAACCGTAACACGGATGCCATAGAAAAGCGTGATAACTACAGCGTGCTGGGTAACCTGACGTGGTTGATCGATTCCCAGCAGAGCCTGGATTTTGATGCGACCTATACCAAAGATGACCGCTTCGTCGACTGGAATAACGCTGGCACCGCTGCTCATAATACACAGAAAATCGATCGCCTCGGCCTGGGGCTCACGCATAACGGTAGCTGGGACAATGTCGATACGCGGCTGCGCTACTACTACGAAAACATCGATTTAATGGATAATTCTGAGCTTAATAAAGGTATAGCCGATATTACTCAGAATAATCATACCGTTGACGGGCAAATTTCTGGTTACCTAGGTGACCACCTGCTGACCGGCGGCGGCGAATACCGCATCACATCGCTGGAACACAGCATGAATCTGAAAGGTGGAAAAGCAGACGTCAATCAGAGTGCTCTTTTCCTACAAGATGAGTTCAAGATTGCGGATTTAGCCCTCACCTTTGGTGGTCGCGTCGACCACCATGAAGTCTATGGAACAGAATTCAGTCCACGCGCCTACGCCACTTATAGTTTAACCGACAACTGGGTGATCAAAGGCGGCGTGAATAAGGCCTTTAAAGCGCCAACCCTCGCTCAGTTTACCCCCGGCTATATGAAGGCAGCATGTCGCGGATTCTGCTATCTAGTCGGTAACCCTGATCTCAAAGCAGAAACTTCCATCAGCTATGAGATAGGAACTGCCTATGAAGCTGAGCGCTTCGGCGGAGGTGTCACTCTGTTTAATAATGATATCAAGAATATGATCCAATCTGAGGCTTGGGATAAAGACAGAACTAGGGTAGTCAATCTTCCTTATTACAACGTGGATAAAGCGCGGGTTCAGGGAATTGAAACCTCATTTTGGGTCGATCTCACGGATGACCTAAACTGGACCACTAACTGGACTATCGTCGATGCCGAAGACCGCACCACCAAGAAGCGCCTGAAAAAAACCCCAAAAAATACGGTTAACACGCAGTTGAACTGGCAAGCACTGGATAATGTATCAACCTATATTGCTTACCAATATACGGGGAACCAATATCTGCTTGACAAAGAGTCCACCAAGACTCGCGGTTTCAATACCGTGGATATCGGTGCCACTTATACACCGGTTAAAAACGTAGATCTAAAACTGGGCGTCACTAACCTGACCAACGAAAAACGGGACTATGTTGCCACTGACAACGACTACTTCCTGTCTGGGCGTACGGTGTACGGCGGCGTGAGCTATAAGTTCTGA
- a CDS encoding NupC/NupG family nucleoside CNT transporter — translation MQLVMSLIGMIVLILCAVMLSNNRKAIRLRTVVGAFILQIGIGALVLYVPLGRKILEGMTSGVANVISYGNQGVSFMFGGLVSDKMFEVFGGGGFVFALRVLPIIVFFSSLIAVLYYMGIMQIVIKVLGGGLQKLLGTSRTESLSATANIFVGQTEAPLVVRPYIANMTQSELFAVMCGGLASIAGAVMAGYAQMGVPLEYLIAASFMAAPGGLLFAKLMVPETEKTHDHDEMVGFVDEDDRPANVIDAAASGAASGMQLALNVGAMLLAFIALIAVLNGILGGIGGWFDYPQLSLELILGWCFAPVAFLIGIPWSEATVAGSFIGQKLIVNEFVAYLNFSEYLKADEVVQAAGLQVLSDHTKAVISFALCGFANLSSIAILIGGLGSMAPTRRQDIARFGLKAVAAGTLSNLMSACIAGFFLAL, via the coding sequence ATGCAACTCGTTATGAGTCTCATCGGTATGATTGTTCTGATACTGTGCGCGGTTATGTTATCCAATAACCGTAAAGCGATCAGATTGCGCACCGTAGTTGGTGCTTTTATTCTTCAGATTGGTATTGGTGCGCTGGTACTGTATGTACCCCTTGGGCGCAAGATTCTGGAGGGCATGACGAGCGGTGTAGCAAACGTTATCTCCTACGGAAATCAAGGCGTTTCGTTTATGTTTGGCGGTCTGGTCTCCGACAAAATGTTCGAAGTCTTTGGCGGTGGTGGCTTTGTTTTCGCACTCCGCGTCTTGCCGATTATCGTCTTTTTCTCTTCTCTTATCGCCGTGTTGTACTACATGGGCATTATGCAGATCGTCATCAAGGTACTCGGTGGCGGATTGCAGAAACTGTTGGGAACTTCCCGTACTGAATCGCTCTCTGCGACGGCCAATATCTTTGTCGGTCAAACGGAAGCGCCGCTGGTGGTCCGTCCGTATATTGCCAATATGACGCAGTCAGAACTGTTTGCGGTGATGTGTGGTGGGTTGGCCTCAATTGCCGGAGCGGTGATGGCAGGCTATGCCCAGATGGGCGTGCCGTTGGAATACCTGATTGCAGCGTCCTTCATGGCTGCCCCAGGCGGGTTACTGTTTGCCAAACTGATGGTGCCGGAAACGGAAAAAACGCACGACCATGATGAGATGGTTGGCTTTGTCGATGAAGACGATCGCCCAGCTAACGTCATCGATGCGGCGGCAAGCGGTGCGGCGTCCGGTATGCAACTGGCGCTGAATGTGGGTGCGATGCTGTTGGCGTTTATCGCCTTGATCGCCGTGTTGAACGGCATTCTGGGCGGCATCGGTGGCTGGTTTGACTACCCGCAGCTGTCACTGGAACTGATTCTGGGCTGGTGCTTTGCGCCTGTCGCGTTCCTGATTGGTATTCCGTGGAGTGAGGCAACCGTGGCGGGCTCGTTCATTGGGCAGAAACTGATCGTCAACGAGTTCGTTGCTTACCTGAATTTCAGTGAATATCTGAAAGCGGATGAGGTGGTGCAGGCCGCTGGTTTGCAGGTTCTGTCGGATCATACCAAAGCTGTGATTTCGTTCGCGCTGTGCGGCTTTGCTAACCTTTCGTCTATTGCTATCCTTATTGGAGGTTTGGGCAGTATGGCACCGACTCGGCGTCAGGATATTGCCCGCTTTGGTTTGAAAGCGGTTGCGGCAGGTACGCTTTCTAACCTGATGAGCGCCTGCATCGCAGGGTTCTTCCTGGCCCTGTAA
- a CDS encoding 4'-phosphopantetheinyl transferase superfamily protein, producing MLSAFIDDVEWISFPRATDGAAYPGITARCHFHLSAYDDALFAEANIPFSDALERAVPKRRAEFLAGRCVAKHVLNKLDHPGFVLHSGEDRSPQWPGNIAGSLSHNKDSVLCAAHLRSDALSCVGVDIEGFMSDERAQSLWPGIIGDEEFHWFQERDEAFSCLLTISFSAKESLFKALYPQVRHYFDFLDARLVALDITKREFELELLTDLTPTFYAGRRFKGAYLLREYDVTTFLCC from the coding sequence ATGCTTTCTGCTTTTATTGATGATGTTGAATGGATTTCTTTTCCACGGGCAACGGACGGTGCCGCCTACCCAGGTATTACTGCACGCTGCCATTTCCATTTGTCTGCCTACGACGACGCGCTTTTTGCCGAGGCGAACATTCCTTTTTCCGACGCGCTAGAGCGCGCCGTACCGAAACGACGTGCCGAATTTTTGGCTGGGCGTTGTGTTGCCAAACATGTGTTGAACAAGCTGGATCACCCTGGTTTTGTTCTGCATAGCGGAGAAGACCGCTCGCCGCAGTGGCCGGGAAATATTGCTGGTTCGCTGAGCCATAACAAAGACAGCGTACTCTGCGCCGCCCATTTACGTAGCGATGCGCTATCGTGCGTGGGTGTGGATATCGAAGGATTTATGTCCGACGAGCGTGCGCAGTCGCTGTGGCCTGGCATCATTGGCGATGAAGAGTTCCATTGGTTTCAGGAGCGGGATGAGGCATTTAGTTGTTTGCTGACGATCAGCTTCTCTGCGAAAGAGAGTCTGTTCAAGGCGCTTTACCCGCAGGTTAGGCACTATTTCGATTTTCTGGATGCCAGACTGGTGGCGCTGGATATCACCAAACGTGAATTCGAGCTGGAACTGCTGACCGATCTGACGCCAACGTTTTATGCCGGACGCCGTTTTAAAGGTGCGTATCTGCTGAGAGAGTACGACGTCACCACCTTTCTCTGCTGCTAA
- a CDS encoding isochorismatase, with protein sequence MAIPSIASYPLPRAQDFPENKVSWAFEPERAVLLIHDMQDYFVNFYGADSPLAQQLIENIVALRTYCKAQGIPVVYTAQPNAQSAADRALLNDMWGAGLNNHPEKQRVVSALAPDEHDTVLVKWRYSAFHRSPLEPMMKEMGKDQLIICGVYGHIGCMITATDAFMRDIKPFMVGDAVADFSLQEHQMALKYVATRAGRVVSTAELTGAKMAQALTKQGLRAHLLTLIDEEEDQFDEDENLIDYGLDSVRMMALLTEWRNQGVTLSFVDLARNPSLNAWWALIEKQQGAAS encoded by the coding sequence ATGGCAATCCCTTCTATTGCTTCTTATCCCCTGCCGCGCGCACAGGATTTCCCTGAGAACAAGGTTTCCTGGGCGTTTGAGCCTGAACGCGCGGTGCTGCTGATTCACGACATGCAGGACTATTTCGTGAATTTCTATGGCGCGGACAGCCCGCTGGCGCAGCAACTGATTGAGAATATTGTGGCGTTGCGAACCTACTGCAAAGCACAGGGGATTCCGGTGGTGTATACCGCGCAGCCGAATGCACAAAGTGCGGCTGACCGGGCGCTGCTGAACGACATGTGGGGCGCAGGGCTGAATAATCATCCTGAAAAACAGCGCGTCGTGAGCGCGCTGGCACCGGATGAGCACGACACCGTGCTGGTGAAGTGGCGCTATAGCGCCTTCCACCGTTCGCCGCTGGAACCGATGATGAAGGAAATGGGTAAAGATCAGCTGATTATCTGCGGCGTTTACGGGCATATCGGCTGCATGATTACCGCAACGGATGCCTTCATGCGCGACATCAAGCCATTCATGGTCGGCGATGCGGTGGCGGATTTCTCACTTCAGGAACACCAGATGGCGCTGAAATATGTGGCGACGCGCGCTGGACGAGTAGTTAGCACGGCAGAACTCACAGGAGCAAAAATGGCACAGGCACTAACGAAACAAGGACTGAGAGCGCACCTGCTGACCTTGATCGACGAAGAAGAAGATCAGTTCGATGAAGATGAGAACCTGATTGACTACGGTTTGGATTCGGTACGCATGATGGCGCTGCTAACCGAATGGCGCAATCAGGGCGTCACGCTGAGCTTTGTCGATCTGGCGCGTAACCCTAGCCTGAATGCCTGGTGGGCGCTGATCGAAAAACAGCAGGGAGCTGCATCATGA
- a CDS encoding MFS transporter, with product MYRPHTRSVVHLALLINMLSLGSLMMVMPLGPDFVSALSMDAKNIGYISGGATFASAIVGFLAAPYLDRFNRKHALIVLLTLRFGLTAACMFATSQTDLLLLFILAGCVAGPASGVLMAAVVDIVPANERGKQLAYVGMSFSLAAIVIMPLSLELAHRINWQAPFYIFGLGGLLLALLVLWFFPSMPPTHRVQQGNSPTTASTSVLHDLLASPLFLLGLTVISLQMFGHFLLIPHFSNYFQFNLAFPRDDISLLYLCGGLASMVTMQLCGNLLDRGYASRTIVVTTLLLAVVILCGFVLPFSFSLYLVFTLFMALSAARSSSTLAITAGIPLPHQRAAFMSYQGTAANVASGLASVASAAYLSTSAEGKIDGFSQLAIASTVFALAAMLLTLRLIPQLAERSRKMAARQPAQATGQ from the coding sequence ATGTACCGCCCGCACACCCGATCCGTTGTGCATCTGGCGCTGCTCATTAATATGCTTTCCCTCGGTAGCTTGATGATGGTGATGCCGCTAGGCCCCGATTTCGTTAGCGCACTGTCTATGGATGCTAAGAACATCGGCTACATTAGCGGCGGTGCAACGTTTGCCTCCGCCATCGTCGGCTTTCTCGCCGCTCCCTATCTGGACAGATTTAACCGTAAACATGCTCTGATCGTGCTGCTAACGCTGCGCTTTGGCCTGACGGCAGCCTGCATGTTTGCCACCAGCCAAACCGATCTTTTGCTGCTGTTTATTCTGGCGGGCTGTGTTGCTGGGCCGGCATCCGGTGTCTTGATGGCCGCGGTTGTCGATATTGTGCCGGCCAACGAGCGCGGAAAGCAGCTGGCCTATGTCGGCATGAGTTTTTCGCTCGCGGCGATTGTCATCATGCCGCTGTCGCTGGAACTGGCGCACCGAATTAACTGGCAAGCGCCGTTTTATATTTTCGGCCTCGGCGGTCTGCTACTGGCGCTGTTAGTGCTGTGGTTTTTTCCTTCCATGCCGCCGACGCATCGGGTCCAGCAAGGTAATTCCCCTACGACGGCATCCACGTCGGTATTACATGACCTGTTAGCATCGCCTCTTTTCCTGCTGGGACTGACGGTAATTTCGCTGCAAATGTTCGGTCATTTCCTGCTGATTCCGCACTTTTCCAACTACTTTCAGTTCAATCTGGCCTTCCCGCGGGATGATATTTCCCTGCTCTATCTCTGCGGCGGGCTGGCCAGCATGGTGACCATGCAGCTGTGCGGCAATCTGTTGGATCGAGGATATGCCAGCCGGACGATTGTCGTCACGACGCTACTGCTGGCCGTTGTGATTCTCTGCGGTTTCGTTTTGCCTTTTTCATTTTCCCTGTATCTGGTGTTCACCCTGTTCATGGCGCTCAGCGCAGCCCGCTCCAGCAGCACGCTGGCAATTACCGCCGGTATTCCGCTACCGCATCAGCGCGCCGCGTTCATGTCCTATCAGGGAACCGCTGCCAACGTGGCATCCGGGCTTGCCAGCGTCGCTTCTGCCGCTTATCTGAGCACCTCTGCCGAGGGAAAAATTGACGGATTCTCGCAGCTCGCTATCGCCAGCACCGTATTTGCGCTGGCCGCCATGCTGCTGACCCTGCGCTTAATTCCGCAGTTGGCTGAACGCAGCCGAAAGATGGCCGCACGCCAACCTGCACAGGCTACAGGGCAATAA
- a CDS encoding (2,3-dihydroxybenzoyl)adenylate synthase: MSIEFTPWPEELAQRYRDKGYWVGLPLTDAWERHLATQPDAVAVVCGERQWSYRELDRQSSALASRLTESGLRCGDTALVQLPNVAEFYLTFFALLKMGVAPVNALFSHNKLELLSYATQIEPRLLIASAEHSLFGNGEFLDRLQTQVPRLQTVVMLGDSPLGHSLTDWLQPYASTSQYQPSASGQVAFFQLSGGSTGTPKLIPRTHDDYYYSVRRSVEICELTPHTRYLCALPAPHNFPLSSPGSLGVFYAGGRVVLAPDPGAMTCFPLIERHQIDITSLVPPAAALWIQAAEQFGGALRSLKILQVGGAKLSETVARRIPAVLGCQLQQVLGMAEGLVNYTRLDDSDEHTFTTQGYPMSPDDEVKVLDIDGNPVPRGETGLLATRGPYTFRGYYRSPEHNAHAFDSEGFYHSGDVVQMTEDGYLRVVGREKDQINRGGEKIAAEEIENLLLKHDGILHAALVSMPDPIMGEKSCAFLVVNDPSLKAITLRKYLRNQGIAEFKLPDRFEMIDTLPVTPVGKIDKKSLRQRIQTQLSTQNPTWCSK; encoded by the coding sequence ATGAGCATTGAATTTACGCCCTGGCCAGAGGAACTGGCACAGCGTTATCGCGACAAGGGGTACTGGGTTGGCCTGCCGCTCACGGATGCCTGGGAACGTCATCTTGCGACGCAGCCTGACGCCGTTGCGGTAGTGTGCGGCGAGCGGCAGTGGAGCTATCGGGAGCTGGATCGACAGTCTTCCGCACTGGCATCGCGCCTGACTGAAAGCGGCCTGCGCTGTGGCGACACCGCGCTGGTGCAGTTGCCGAACGTGGCAGAGTTCTACCTGACCTTTTTTGCGTTGCTGAAAATGGGCGTCGCACCGGTTAACGCACTGTTCAGCCATAACAAGCTGGAGCTGCTGTCGTATGCCACGCAGATCGAACCACGCCTACTGATCGCCTCGGCCGAACATTCGCTGTTTGGCAACGGTGAATTTCTGGATCGGCTACAGACGCAGGTTCCCCGCCTGCAAACGGTGGTGATGCTCGGCGACAGCCCGCTGGGGCACAGTCTGACGGACTGGCTGCAACCGTACGCGTCGACCAGCCAGTATCAGCCTTCTGCGTCGGGGCAGGTGGCTTTCTTCCAGCTTTCTGGCGGCAGTACCGGCACGCCAAAGCTGATTCCCCGTACCCATGATGATTATTACTACAGCGTGCGCCGCAGCGTGGAAATTTGCGAGCTGACGCCACACACCCGCTATCTGTGCGCGTTGCCTGCGCCACATAACTTCCCGTTAAGTTCGCCCGGCTCGCTCGGTGTGTTCTACGCCGGTGGACGTGTCGTGCTGGCACCGGATCCGGGGGCGATGACCTGTTTTCCGCTGATCGAACGCCATCAGATCGATATTACCTCTCTGGTGCCGCCCGCTGCCGCGCTGTGGATCCAAGCAGCCGAACAGTTTGGTGGCGCGCTGCGTAGCCTGAAGATCTTGCAGGTAGGCGGCGCGAAGCTGAGTGAAACCGTCGCCCGTCGTATTCCGGCGGTGCTGGGCTGTCAGCTACAGCAGGTGCTCGGCATGGCGGAAGGGCTGGTGAACTACACCCGACTGGACGACAGCGACGAGCACACTTTCACCACGCAGGGCTATCCGATGAGCCCGGACGATGAAGTTAAAGTGTTGGATATCGACGGTAATCCGGTGCCGAGAGGCGAAACGGGGCTGCTGGCGACGCGCGGCCCGTACACCTTCCGAGGCTATTACCGCAGCCCGGAACACAACGCCCACGCTTTTGATAGTGAAGGCTTCTACCACTCGGGCGATGTGGTGCAGATGACCGAAGATGGCTATTTGCGCGTGGTCGGGCGGGAAAAAGATCAGATTAACCGAGGCGGTGAAAAGATTGCCGCTGAAGAGATCGAAAACCTGCTGCTCAAGCATGATGGCATTCTCCATGCCGCGCTGGTGTCCATGCCCGATCCGATTATGGGCGAAAAGAGCTGCGCTTTTCTGGTGGTCAACGATCCCTCGCTGAAAGCCATCACGTTAAGAAAATATCTGCGTAATCAGGGTATTGCTGAATTCAAATTGCCGGACCGCTTCGAGATGATCGACACCTTACCTGTTACACCGGTTGGCAAGATTGATAAGAAATCACTCCGTCAGCGCATCCAGACCCAACTTAGCACTCAAAACCCAACTTGGTGTTCAAAATAA